The Rhododendron vialii isolate Sample 1 chromosome 8a, ASM3025357v1 genome has a window encoding:
- the LOC131298679 gene encoding uncharacterized protein LOC131298679, producing MNAAEKTIFNSWKGHANKEWCLSLAALLMWYIWKCRNGVLFEHKFSLPWLVCKQAVEYFQEYFSTKSLDTTTVILNGEGSPNSWRKPSDEMFKINVDGSWKKGVSRGGYGIVIRDSKGLFVSDSIGVFPWCASSLVAEAVAFRHGILLGSHIGLGSVIIESDAQLMVNTLSLQSNYQSRGGGHYS from the exons ATGAATGCTGCtgagaaaacaatttttaataGCTGGAAA GGGCATGCAAATAAGGAATGGTGTCTGTCATTGGCGGCATTGCTTATGTGGTACATTTGGAAGTGTAGAAATGGGGTTCTTTTTGAACATAAGTTCTCTCTTCCTTGGTTGGTCTGCAAGCAAGCGGTTGAGTACTTTCAAGAGTATTTTTCTACAAAATCTTTGGATACCACAACTGTGATTTTGAATGGGGAAGGAAGCCCTAACTCATGGAGGAAGCCTTCGGATGAGATGTTCAAGATTAATGTGGATGGGTCATGGAAAAAAGGGGTGTCGAGAGGGGGTTATGGCATTGTGATTCGGGATTCCAAAGGCTTGTTTGTTTCTGACTCGATCGGGGTTTTCCCGTGGTGCGCAAGTTCTTTAGTTGCAGAAGCTGTGGCATTTCGACATGGCATTTTGTTGGGATCACATATTGGGTTAGGGTCAGTGATTATAGAAAGTGATGCTCAGTTGATGGTGAATACGCTTTCATTGCAAAGCAACTATCAGTCAAGAGGTGGAGGTCATTATTCATGA